In Candidatus Binatia bacterium, one genomic interval encodes:
- the yajC gene encoding preprotein translocase subunit YajC, whose amino-acid sequence MFDVAYAQTGPGSGGIGSLVSFAPLILVFIIFYVLLIRPQQKKSKEHQQMLRQLKKNDEVMTSGGIYGKVVALADTVVTLEVAPNVRIRVHRPQISDIVKEKAGTKEAKEQ is encoded by the coding sequence ATGTTCGATGTGGCATACGCCCAAACGGGCCCGGGCTCCGGCGGGATCGGCTCGCTGGTCAGCTTCGCGCCGCTGATCCTGGTGTTCATCATATTTTATGTTCTGCTCATCCGGCCGCAGCAGAAGAAGTCCAAAGAACATCAGCAGATGCTTCGTCAGCTCAAAAAAAACGACGAGGTGATGACGTCGGGCGGGATTTACGGTAAGGTGGTGGCCCTGGCGGATACGGTGGTGACTTTGGAAGTGGCGCCCAATGTGCGCATCCGCGTTCATCGGCCGCAGATCTCTGACATCGTGAAAGAAAAAGCCGGAACGAAAGAAGCCAAGGAGCAATAG
- the secD gene encoding protein translocase subunit SecD produces MQRGVLVRVAIFLALTAVAVVYLVPSFVPELPPWWSQYLPADRIHLGLDLQGGTHLVLEVKVDKAIENTVERTKEDLLKLLREKGIAATEVSRRGNQIHIKGPPAVADKLRDLLKSDFGNLTVINSQTGGGGVELTVGLSEKELRALRDGTVDQSLETIRNRIDQFGVSEPIIQRHGQQDILVQLPGIQDPERAKEIIGKTALLEFKLLVEPVSEDALRNPPSGTEILYGYGPRGDGRSGGEKVPYLVHSQALMTGEYIADARVRPSERLEGPYVELILNSTGARLFERITAENVKRRLAIVLDNKVYSAPVIQERIGGGRASITGSFDMKEARDLAIVLRAGALPAPVEIVEERTVGPSLGSDSIRQGIISFITGGGLVILFMIAYYKGAGLLADVAVIFNILYLLAILAGFKAVLTLPGIAGIVLTVGMAVDANVLINERIREELRAGKSPRASIEAGYERALPAILDSNITTILSGLILFQFGTGPIKGFAVTLCVGILTTVLSAVYLTRIHYDYRIAGRTLARVSI; encoded by the coding sequence ATGCAGCGGGGTGTCCTGGTTCGCGTGGCCATATTTTTAGCTCTGACCGCGGTGGCGGTCGTTTATTTGGTTCCGTCCTTTGTCCCAGAGCTGCCGCCGTGGTGGAGTCAATACCTGCCGGCCGATCGCATCCATCTGGGATTGGATCTCCAGGGCGGCACTCATCTCGTGCTGGAAGTGAAGGTGGACAAGGCGATCGAGAACACGGTCGAACGGACCAAAGAAGATCTGCTCAAGCTGCTGCGCGAAAAGGGGATCGCGGCGACCGAGGTTTCGCGGCGCGGCAATCAGATCCACATCAAGGGGCCGCCGGCCGTCGCCGACAAGCTCAGGGACCTGCTCAAGAGCGATTTCGGCAATCTTACGGTGATCAATTCTCAAACCGGAGGCGGCGGCGTGGAGCTGACGGTCGGCTTGAGCGAAAAGGAGCTCCGCGCGTTGCGCGACGGCACCGTGGACCAATCCCTGGAGACGATCCGCAACCGCATCGATCAATTCGGGGTGAGCGAGCCGATCATCCAGCGCCACGGACAGCAGGACATTCTGGTGCAACTGCCGGGGATTCAAGACCCGGAGCGCGCCAAGGAGATTATCGGCAAGACCGCGCTGCTTGAATTCAAGCTCTTGGTCGAGCCGGTCAGCGAAGATGCGCTGCGCAATCCGCCGTCCGGAACCGAGATTCTTTACGGCTACGGACCCCGAGGGGATGGAAGATCCGGAGGCGAGAAGGTGCCGTATCTGGTGCATTCGCAGGCGTTGATGACCGGCGAGTACATAGCCGACGCGCGCGTCCGTCCCAGCGAGCGCCTGGAAGGGCCTTACGTGGAGCTGATTCTCAACAGCACCGGCGCGCGGCTTTTCGAGCGCATCACGGCCGAGAACGTGAAGCGCCGGCTGGCGATCGTTCTCGACAACAAAGTCTACTCGGCGCCGGTCATCCAGGAGCGCATCGGCGGCGGGCGCGCCTCGATCACGGGAAGCTTCGATATGAAAGAGGCGCGCGACCTCGCCATCGTTCTCAGGGCGGGCGCCCTCCCGGCGCCGGTGGAGATCGTCGAAGAGCGCACCGTCGGGCCGTCGCTCGGAAGCGATTCGATCCGCCAGGGCATTATTTCATTCATCACGGGCGGCGGCCTGGTCATTTTATTCATGATCGCCTACTACAAGGGCGCCGGCCTCCTCGCCGACGTAGCGGTAATTTTCAATATCCTCTACCTGCTGGCGATTCTGGCCGGCTTCAAGGCGGTGCTGACACTGCCCGGCATTGCCGGCATCGTCCTGACGGTGGGCATGGCGGTCGACGCCAACGTGCTCATCAATGAGCGCATTCGCGAAGAGCTGCGGGCGGGAAAGTCGCCGCGCGCGTCGATCGAGGCGGGCTACGAGCGCGCTTTGCCGGCAATTCTCGACTCCAACATCACGACGATTCTCTCCGGCTTGATCCTTTTTCAGTTCGGCACGGGTCCGATCAAGGGATTCGCGGTCACCCTGTGCGTCGGTATTCTCACGACGGTTCTCAGCGCGGTTTATCTGACGCGAATCCACTACGACTATCGCATAGCCGGCCGCACGCTCGCGCGCGTCAGCATCTGA
- the secF gene encoding protein translocase subunit SecF, producing the protein MEIIRPGTNIPFTKYRTVAVIVSTAVNLVVLLLLFTRGPNLGVDFAGGTVVQLKFQQKVSIPDIRRALTPIGLGDSVIQDFGKEGENEFLVRLERPPGELGALGEKLRGALAGQFGQNQVEIRRVESVGPKVGKELRDRATWSVIAATVMMGVYIWFRFELRFGIGAVIALIHDVLVTVGGIILIGYEFDLTIVAALLTIVGFSVNDTVVICDRIRENMRRSKREGLEKVVNTSINECLSRTIITTGTALMVLLALFILGGAVIRPFAFSLMVGFFSGVYSTIFIASPIILMWERGKKKT; encoded by the coding sequence ATGGAGATCATCAGGCCCGGAACGAACATACCGTTTACCAAGTACCGCACCGTCGCGGTGATCGTGTCCACGGCGGTGAACCTCGTCGTGCTGCTTTTGCTGTTCACGAGAGGCCCCAACCTGGGCGTGGACTTCGCCGGCGGCACCGTGGTGCAGCTCAAGTTTCAGCAGAAGGTCTCGATCCCGGACATCCGGCGCGCGCTGACGCCGATCGGCCTGGGCGACAGCGTGATCCAGGACTTCGGCAAGGAAGGCGAGAACGAGTTTCTCGTGCGTCTGGAAAGGCCGCCGGGCGAGCTGGGCGCTCTCGGCGAGAAGCTCCGCGGCGCTCTCGCCGGCCAGTTCGGTCAAAACCAGGTGGAGATCCGCAGAGTCGAGTCGGTCGGGCCCAAGGTGGGCAAGGAGCTGCGCGATCGGGCGACCTGGTCGGTGATCGCGGCCACGGTCATGATGGGAGTTTATATCTGGTTTCGCTTCGAGCTGCGCTTCGGCATCGGCGCCGTGATCGCGTTGATTCACGATGTGCTGGTCACGGTCGGCGGGATCATTCTTATCGGCTACGAATTCGATCTCACCATCGTGGCCGCGCTCTTGACGATCGTCGGCTTTTCGGTGAATGACACGGTCGTGATTTGCGATCGCATACGCGAGAACATGCGCCGAAGCAAAAGAGAGGGACTGGAAAAGGTCGTCAACACCAGCATCAACGAATGCCTTAGCCGCACCATTATTACGACCGGCACGGCGCTCATGGTCCTCCTCGCGCTGTTTATTCTCGGCGGGGCCGTGATTCGGCCTTTCGCTTTTTCCCTCATGGTGGGCTTTTTCTCCGGCGTCTACTCGACGATCTTCATCGCCAGCCCGATCATTCTCATGTGGGAGAGAGGCAAGAAAAAAACCTGA
- the recJ gene encoding single-stranded-DNA-specific exonuclease RecJ: MLKRWILREADEDCVARLSQALPVEPLIARLLAHRGLAEPEAARRFLSSSLRSDLPSPFLMNGMECAAERLASAVARGELICVWGDYDVDGTTGTAALICFLREIGCNAIYYIPHRIDEGYGLNAEGIRQLHAQGVRVLVSVDCGVSNYAEIELAQSLGIDVVVVDHHQPPELLPPALAILNPHQASCAFPDKGLCGAGLAFYLIIGLRAKLRDAGWFGGAEVPDIRRCLDVVTLGTIADMVPLKGVNRVLSRRGLEVLGGSTRPGILALKQVAGVAAGEITAGQVGFRLGPRINAAGRMDAALKVVEMLTTDSAEEALRIARELDAHNRERQATEAKVLREAMEQAGAEIGGRCSLVLGWEGWHPGVLGIVASRIVERFYRPTVVVGFHEGVGKGSARGIRGFHMVEAFRGCGEWLEKFGGHEYAAGLTIRQEKFSSFAERFEDVARKSLTPEHLTPVIDVDAELDFSRIGVELLRQIGELEPFGIGNPEPVFMTRGVEICERKGINGGSRFKLRHAGRTFGAVAFGLEERWPEAPQSRIDVVYRLNENEWNGTYAVELRLLDGRATEA, from the coding sequence ATGTTGAAGCGCTGGATTCTAAGAGAGGCGGATGAGGATTGCGTTGCCCGTCTCTCCCAGGCGCTTCCGGTCGAACCCCTGATTGCGCGGCTCCTGGCGCATCGCGGCTTGGCCGAGCCGGAAGCCGCCAGGCGCTTTCTCTCCTCCAGTCTACGCTCCGACTTGCCCTCGCCGTTTCTCATGAACGGCATGGAGTGCGCCGCCGAGCGGCTGGCGTCCGCCGTCGCGCGCGGCGAGCTGATCTGCGTCTGGGGCGATTACGACGTCGATGGAACCACCGGGACCGCCGCTTTGATCTGTTTTCTGAGAGAGATCGGCTGCAACGCGATCTACTACATCCCGCATAGAATCGACGAGGGGTACGGTCTCAACGCCGAAGGCATCCGGCAGTTGCACGCGCAGGGAGTCCGCGTCCTCGTCAGCGTGGACTGCGGCGTTTCGAATTATGCAGAGATCGAGCTCGCGCAATCGTTGGGCATCGACGTGGTGGTCGTCGATCATCACCAGCCGCCTGAGCTTCTCCCTCCCGCGCTCGCGATCTTGAATCCGCATCAGGCGAGTTGCGCCTTTCCCGACAAGGGGCTCTGCGGCGCCGGTCTCGCGTTTTATTTGATCATCGGTCTCCGGGCGAAGCTCCGCGACGCGGGCTGGTTCGGCGGCGCGGAAGTCCCCGATATCCGACGTTGTCTCGACGTCGTCACGCTCGGCACGATCGCCGACATGGTTCCCTTGAAGGGGGTGAATCGCGTTCTGTCGCGGCGCGGCCTCGAAGTCTTGGGCGGCTCGACCCGCCCCGGCATTCTGGCGCTGAAGCAGGTCGCCGGCGTGGCCGCCGGAGAAATCACCGCCGGGCAGGTGGGCTTCAGGCTCGGACCCAGGATCAACGCCGCCGGGCGGATGGACGCGGCGCTCAAGGTGGTCGAGATGCTGACGACCGATTCCGCCGAGGAGGCGCTGAGAATCGCGCGGGAACTCGACGCGCACAACCGCGAGCGGCAGGCGACCGAAGCAAAAGTTTTACGCGAGGCGATGGAACAGGCGGGCGCGGAGATCGGCGGCCGCTGCTCCCTCGTTCTGGGGTGGGAGGGGTGGCACCCGGGGGTTTTGGGCATCGTCGCCTCGCGCATCGTCGAAAGATTTTATCGGCCCACCGTGGTCGTCGGGTTTCATGAAGGAGTGGGCAAGGGATCGGCGCGCGGCATCCGCGGCTTCCACATGGTGGAGGCGTTTCGCGGCTGCGGCGAATGGCTGGAAAAGTTCGGCGGGCACGAGTATGCCGCCGGTCTCACGATCCGGCAGGAAAAGTTCTCTTCGTTTGCGGAGCGGTTCGAAGATGTGGCGCGGAAGTCGCTCACGCCGGAGCATTTGACGCCGGTGATCGACGTGGACGCGGAGCTCGATTTTTCCCGGATCGGGGTCGAGTTGCTGCGGCAGATCGGCGAGCTCGAGCCTTTCGGCATCGGCAATCCCGAGCCGGTCTTCATGACTCGCGGCGTCGAGATCTGCGAGCGCAAGGGCATCAACGGCGGGTCGCGCTTCAAGCTGCGTCACGCGGGGAGGACCTTCGGCGCGGTCGCGTTCGGCCTGGAGGAACGCTGGCCGGAAGCTCCCCAGTCCAGAATCGATGTTGTTTATCGTTTGAATGAGAACGAATGGAACGGGACCTATGCCGTGGAGCTGCGTTTGCTCGACGGCCGCGCCACGGAGGCGTGA
- a CDS encoding ABC transporter substrate-binding protein produces the protein MAVSCFAAEVGGKPEKSDVIVTYAQPSGAFTPIWVAYEAGLFKKYGVNAKVQLMTPQVSAQAVVSEDADFYTDGPDLINARMHGARVKYFGGTMQQFVFQMWGAKEIGSVQQLKGKAVAASTPRAALDTATREALKKNGLAPDKDVQILYVQSVPAILSSIISGKTAAGTLSAPNTLKAKDAGLNLLADIGKLNIPGLQVTYGTTEKYLKSNPNTVYAFLKAMAEAVIMSRKQPEIAKKAIGKYGKIEDAPTIDGTYDAFAPYWEMNLLVRADAIKAQFGYMDEKEFPQARNSDPKEFFDNSFVEALEKSGFFKSVGLVK, from the coding sequence GTGGCTGTTTCTTGCTTCGCGGCCGAAGTCGGCGGCAAACCGGAGAAGAGCGACGTCATTGTCACCTACGCGCAACCCAGCGGCGCCTTTACGCCGATATGGGTCGCGTACGAAGCCGGACTTTTCAAGAAGTATGGGGTGAACGCCAAAGTTCAGCTTATGACTCCTCAAGTCTCCGCCCAGGCAGTTGTCTCCGAGGACGCGGATTTCTATACCGACGGTCCGGACCTCATCAACGCGCGGATGCACGGAGCGCGAGTCAAGTATTTCGGCGGCACGATGCAGCAGTTCGTTTTTCAGATGTGGGGCGCCAAGGAGATCGGCTCGGTGCAGCAATTGAAAGGCAAGGCGGTGGCGGCGAGCACGCCGCGCGCCGCGCTCGACACGGCGACGCGCGAAGCGCTCAAGAAAAACGGCCTGGCGCCGGACAAGGACGTGCAAATCCTCTACGTTCAATCCGTTCCGGCGATTTTGAGCTCGATCATCAGCGGCAAGACCGCCGCCGGGACGCTCTCCGCGCCGAATACGCTCAAAGCCAAGGACGCGGGCCTTAACCTTCTCGCGGACATCGGCAAATTGAACATCCCCGGCCTTCAAGTCACTTACGGAACGACGGAGAAATATCTCAAGTCGAACCCGAACACCGTCTACGCTTTTCTCAAAGCGATGGCCGAGGCGGTCATCATGTCGAGAAAGCAGCCGGAGATCGCCAAAAAGGCGATCGGCAAATACGGCAAGATCGAGGACGCGCCGACGATCGACGGAACTTACGACGCCTTCGCGCCGTACTGGGAGATGAATCTTTTGGTGCGCGCCGACGCCATCAAGGCGCAGTTCGGCTACATGGATGAGAAGGAGTTTCCCCAGGCCAGGAATTCGGACCCGAAAGAGTTCTTCGACAACTCGTTCGTCGAGGCGCTCGAAAAATCGGGGTTCTTCAAGAGCGTGGGGTTGGTGAAGTAA
- a CDS encoding extracellular solute-binding protein yields the protein MLINTVVSLIMLFCLSVSTRPAWGQSDHTVSLIEGAKKERRLVWYTAMGASDANLMAEAFKKRYPFVADVEVFRGTAENTLNRILTETRAGKWGFDLAAMTEINILVHHRLISPYVSPEAKAYLKEMKDPGGHWTGIFANYYVLGYNSRLVSEKDAPKGWEDLLDPKWKGNISIDQEEYPGYATLLAAWGREKTEKYMQALARQSIHWKKGHTLIAQLMGAGEFPMAIVYAHRIEEMKKKGAPVDWVNTLNPIVASISGIGLSSKPNHPNAARLFIDFVLSREGQAMIRSFNRVAARSDVEPLAPKLDQTKLKLKAVPVDIGTRYSEYVHEFRRIFGL from the coding sequence ATGCTGATTAACACAGTTGTTTCTCTGATAATGCTTTTTTGCCTTTCTGTTTCCACCCGCCCGGCTTGGGGTCAATCCGATCACACCGTCAGTCTGATCGAAGGCGCAAAAAAAGAACGGCGACTGGTGTGGTATACGGCCATGGGAGCATCGGATGCCAATCTCATGGCGGAGGCCTTCAAGAAGAGATATCCTTTCGTTGCCGACGTTGAAGTTTTCCGGGGCACCGCGGAAAATACCCTCAATCGGATTCTGACCGAGACCCGCGCCGGCAAATGGGGGTTTGATCTAGCGGCCATGACCGAGATCAATATCCTCGTTCACCACAGGCTCATCTCTCCCTACGTCTCTCCAGAAGCCAAGGCTTATCTGAAAGAGATGAAAGATCCCGGTGGCCACTGGACCGGGATTTTTGCCAACTACTATGTCCTCGGGTACAACAGCAGGCTGGTATCTGAGAAAGACGCCCCCAAAGGGTGGGAAGATCTCCTCGATCCCAAGTGGAAAGGGAACATCTCCATCGATCAAGAAGAATACCCCGGGTATGCTACGCTGCTTGCGGCCTGGGGCAGGGAGAAAACCGAGAAGTATATGCAGGCCTTGGCGCGGCAGAGCATCCACTGGAAGAAGGGCCATACCCTGATTGCTCAATTGATGGGCGCGGGAGAGTTTCCTATGGCCATTGTCTATGCACACCGGATAGAGGAAATGAAGAAGAAAGGCGCCCCGGTAGACTGGGTAAATACGCTCAATCCCATCGTCGCTTCGATCAGCGGCATCGGCCTCAGCTCCAAACCGAATCATCCGAATGCCGCAAGGCTTTTTATAGACTTTGTTCTTTCTCGAGAGGGTCAGGCAATGATCCGCTCCTTTAATCGCGTCGCGGCACGTTCGGACGTGGAGCCCCTCGCACCGAAATTAGACCAGACCAAGCTCAAGCTTAAGGCGGTTCCCGTGGACATTGGAACGCGCTATAGCGAATACGTTCACGAGTTCAGGCGCATCTTTGGTCTATAG
- a CDS encoding LysR family transcriptional regulator, whose translation MTLWQLKAFATVAKEGSFTKAGKALNISQPSASALVIGLEKELKVKLFEKLGVRPHLTEAGRRLLKLAETVLSTVDKIPDEMDQVKGLKKGRLMVGGAGIATATFLPVAIQKFKKEYPGVDVDLTIQTSEALEQKLLEGNIDLAILSWLPRSRLLLSELYLEEDVVAIAPPRHPLTKRRSVPLTLLAKQPLVTYEKGTPIRNMLEKKFAEKGIPAISAVEVNLQMGSRDAIRGVVANGLGIGFLSKVHVMSDVKAGRLKILKVPELNIKRTMYIVVHKNQQRSPLVRAFIDFLRGSKGRP comes from the coding sequence ATGACATTGTGGCAGTTGAAGGCATTCGCCACCGTCGCGAAGGAAGGAAGCTTCACCAAGGCCGGGAAGGCCTTGAATATCAGCCAGCCGTCGGCCTCCGCTCTAGTGATCGGTCTAGAGAAAGAACTTAAGGTGAAGCTCTTCGAGAAGTTGGGCGTGAGGCCTCACCTCACCGAAGCCGGCAGGCGGCTGTTGAAACTTGCGGAGACCGTGCTGAGTACCGTCGATAAAATTCCCGACGAGATGGATCAAGTGAAGGGGCTGAAGAAAGGGAGGCTCATGGTTGGTGGTGCAGGCATCGCGACGGCTACCTTTCTGCCGGTGGCCATACAAAAGTTCAAGAAGGAGTATCCCGGGGTCGATGTCGACCTAACGATCCAGACGAGCGAGGCCTTGGAGCAGAAACTGCTGGAAGGGAACATCGACCTTGCAATCCTGAGCTGGCTTCCACGCTCGCGTCTCCTTCTGAGCGAGCTCTATCTAGAGGAGGACGTTGTGGCTATTGCGCCACCGAGGCATCCTCTCACCAAAAGACGTTCCGTACCCTTAACGCTTCTGGCTAAGCAACCGTTGGTTACGTATGAGAAAGGCACTCCAATCCGAAATATGCTTGAGAAAAAGTTCGCGGAGAAAGGCATCCCCGCTATATCCGCGGTGGAGGTCAATCTCCAAATGGGTAGCAGAGATGCCATCAGAGGCGTGGTGGCCAATGGGCTGGGCATTGGCTTCTTGAGCAAGGTCCATGTCATGTCAGATGTTAAGGCCGGCAGGCTAAAAATTTTGAAGGTGCCGGAGCTCAACATCAAAAGAACCATGTACATCGTGGTTCACAAGAACCAACAGAGATCTCCTCTAGTCCGGGCGTTTATCGACTTTCTTAGAGGTTCCAAGGGGCGCCCGTAA
- a CDS encoding extracellular solute-binding protein, protein MIRVFSLIALVCASLVTARAWGQADHAAKLIEGAKKEGKLVWHTSMSVSDAKLLVDSFMKKYPFARVELVRSGGEATLNRLLSEVRAGKWDFDVVAIGGTSILIQHHLIAPYLSPEAKAYLPEFRDPAGHWTGLFNNYFVVGYNTKLVSDAESPRIWKDLLAGKWKNNISMDQEEYPLYAALLAAWGKNHTHSFIRSLAQQNIQWRKGHTLIAQLIAAGEFSLGIVYAHTVEAMKKAGAPIEWNNTLDPIVVLVNGIALSAKPNNPNLARLFIDFTLSKEGQGLVRSLNRIPARGDIDPPSPKMQQSKLQLKAVPQDMGTRYKTYVEEFRQLTGQ, encoded by the coding sequence ATGATACGGGTTTTCTCTCTGATCGCCCTGGTTTGCGCATCCCTTGTCACTGCCCGCGCCTGGGGACAGGCGGACCACGCCGCCAAACTGATCGAAGGCGCCAAGAAGGAAGGGAAGCTCGTCTGGCACACCTCGATGAGCGTCTCGGACGCCAAGCTGTTGGTCGACAGTTTCATGAAAAAATATCCCTTTGCCAGGGTCGAACTGGTGCGCTCCGGCGGCGAAGCGACTTTGAATCGCCTATTGAGCGAGGTGCGGGCGGGGAAATGGGATTTTGACGTCGTAGCGATAGGAGGGACCAGTATTCTGATCCAGCACCATTTAATCGCGCCGTATCTTTCGCCCGAAGCCAAAGCTTACTTGCCGGAATTCAGAGACCCGGCCGGCCACTGGACCGGACTTTTTAACAACTATTTCGTGGTTGGATACAATACAAAATTAGTTTCCGACGCGGAGTCGCCGCGAATATGGAAGGATCTGCTCGCCGGCAAATGGAAAAATAATATCTCTATGGATCAGGAAGAATACCCGTTGTACGCCGCGCTGCTGGCCGCTTGGGGAAAGAATCATACTCATAGCTTCATAAGATCCCTGGCCCAACAAAACATTCAATGGCGCAAGGGCCATACCCTCATCGCGCAACTCATCGCCGCCGGAGAATTTTCCTTGGGAATCGTCTACGCTCACACGGTCGAAGCCATGAAGAAGGCCGGAGCGCCCATAGAATGGAACAACACCCTCGACCCTATTGTCGTATTGGTGAACGGCATCGCTCTCAGCGCCAAGCCGAATAATCCCAATCTGGCGAGGCTCTTTATCGATTTTACTTTGTCCAAGGAGGGGCAGGGGCTGGTGCGATCGTTGAATAGAATTCCGGCCCGCGGGGACATCGATCCGCCGTCGCCGAAAATGCAGCAAAGCAAGCTCCAGTTGAAGGCGGTGCCGCAAGATATGGGGACGCGATATAAAACTTACGTAGAGGAATTCCGACAGCTCACGGGGCAGTGA
- a CDS encoding LysR family transcriptional regulator yields the protein MTLWQLQAFSTVAKEGSFTKAGKALSISQPSVSALVIGLQKELGVKLFEKLGVKPHLTEAGRRLLKLVESALATIEKIPDEMDEIKGMKKGRLSVGGSGFAGATLLPVAVQAFKKSFPSIEVKLMIQRSGIIEEKLLNGEVDVALMGNAPKSSLIAATLYQEERVVVIAPPRHPLAKRRSVRLEQVAQEPIVADEKGTLSREMVENVFNQRRLPFVPVLEINVLSAGRDAIKSAVANDLGISFLPEHCVALDVKAGLLKILNVTDLNVKRAMYLAYHKKRRNNQLLQAFIEFLKSYKERWGKIATAAGKRGNERTSRSSRVTAP from the coding sequence ATGACGCTTTGGCAGCTACAGGCGTTCTCGACCGTCGCCAAGGAAGGAAGCTTCACCAAGGCCGGAAAGGCCTTGAGCATCAGCCAGCCGTCGGTGTCGGCCTTGGTGATCGGTCTACAAAAAGAGCTTGGGGTAAAGCTCTTTGAGAAATTAGGCGTGAAACCCCACCTCACGGAAGCCGGCAGACGGCTCCTGAAACTCGTGGAGAGCGCGCTGGCCACCATCGAGAAGATTCCCGACGAGATGGACGAGATCAAGGGGATGAAGAAAGGCCGGCTTTCGGTCGGGGGATCGGGCTTTGCCGGCGCCACGCTGCTGCCCGTCGCCGTCCAGGCGTTTAAAAAATCCTTCCCTTCGATCGAAGTCAAGTTGATGATTCAACGAAGCGGGATCATCGAGGAAAAGCTGCTCAATGGAGAAGTGGACGTGGCCCTCATGGGCAACGCTCCTAAATCTTCCTTGATCGCCGCGACCCTTTATCAGGAAGAGAGAGTCGTCGTGATCGCGCCGCCCCGTCACCCGCTCGCCAAAAGACGCTCGGTGCGCTTGGAACAGGTCGCCCAAGAGCCCATTGTCGCCGATGAGAAAGGCACTCTCTCCAGAGAGATGGTGGAAAATGTTTTCAACCAGAGGAGACTCCCCTTCGTGCCGGTGCTGGAGATCAACGTCCTTTCCGCCGGGAGGGACGCCATCAAATCCGCCGTCGCCAACGACCTTGGAATAAGTTTTCTTCCCGAGCACTGCGTCGCTCTGGACGTCAAGGCAGGGCTGTTGAAGATTTTAAATGTCACCGACCTGAACGTAAAACGAGCGATGTATCTCGCCTATCATAAGAAGCGACGCAACAATCAACTGCTCCAGGCGTTTATCGAATTTTTGAAAAGTTATAAAGAACGCTGGGGAAAAATCGCGACGGCCGCCGGCAAACGAGGCAACGAAAGAACATCCCGGAGTTCTAGAGTCACTGCCCCGTGA
- a CDS encoding glycosyltransferase family 4 protein: MKIAEITSVYLSVPPKTHGGTERIVYHLCRELTRRGHQVELFASGDSKVDCPVRSVVPVASLDDPQSTVYLEKEFEARNTYHLYRQAARFDLIHAHWPTLAPYFSALTRTPTLVTYAYIEKALHEYYRKEFPNCFPVCVSRAQAKMLGDESLPVVYNGVEPEEIPFNDRPEDFFIAVGRMTPGKGIAEAIRIARKANVRLLIVGQVTKHLPWSEEYFLSEVRPHVDGKQIRHVEAMPYAELVQWMGRARGFLFPLQWDEPFGMVVAESMAAGTPVLAYARGAMPELVRHGETGFLARDEDEMVQAVAAVDKLDRQRCRAWVEKNFSVERMVEGYEKIYAQAIRRGN, translated from the coding sequence ATGAAGATCGCCGAGATCACCAGCGTCTATCTCTCCGTGCCGCCGAAGACGCACGGCGGGACCGAGCGCATCGTTTATCATCTGTGCCGCGAGCTTACCCGGCGCGGCCATCAGGTGGAGCTCTTCGCTTCGGGCGACTCGAAGGTCGATTGTCCGGTACGGTCCGTTGTGCCCGTCGCCAGCCTCGACGATCCTCAATCGACCGTCTATCTCGAAAAAGAATTCGAGGCGCGCAATACCTACCATCTTTACCGGCAGGCGGCTCGTTTCGATTTGATCCATGCCCATTGGCCGACGCTGGCGCCTTATTTTTCAGCTTTGACCCGGACGCCTACGCTCGTCACCTACGCCTACATCGAAAAAGCGCTCCATGAATATTATCGGAAAGAGTTTCCGAATTGTTTTCCCGTCTGTGTGAGCCGCGCGCAGGCAAAGATGCTCGGCGACGAGTCTTTGCCCGTGGTCTACAACGGCGTCGAGCCGGAGGAAATTCCGTTCAACGATAGGCCGGAGGATTTTTTCATCGCCGTCGGCCGCATGACGCCGGGGAAAGGAATCGCGGAAGCCATTCGAATCGCCCGGAAAGCGAACGTCCGGCTGCTTATCGTCGGCCAGGTCACCAAGCACTTGCCCTGGAGCGAGGAATATTTTCTCAGCGAGGTGAGGCCGCACGTCGATGGGAAACAGATCCGGCACGTCGAGGCGATGCCCTACGCCGAGCTCGTGCAGTGGATGGGCCGGGCGCGCGGTTTCCTGTTCCCGCTCCAGTGGGACGAGCCGTTCGGAATGGTCGTCGCCGAATCGATGGCTGCGGGAACGCCGGTGCTGGCCTATGCGCGCGGAGCCATGCCCGAGCTGGTTCGACACGGCGAAACCGGCTTTCTCGCGCGCGACGAAGACGAGATGGTTCAAGCCGTCGCCGCCGTCGACAAGCTCGACCGCCAGCGCTGCCGCGCATGGGTGGAAAAAAACTTTTCCGTGGAACGGATGGTGGAGGGCTACGAAAAAATCTACGCGCAGGCGATCCGCCGCGGAAACTAG